A genomic stretch from Leptotrichia sp. HSP-536 includes:
- a CDS encoding M20 metallopeptidase family protein — translation MDSRGINEFIKENVDKIYDEMVKVRRVIHENPELGDEEIETSKLIKKFLTENGIEFFEIINTGVVVTIYNDKENMENKTVATRADIDALPIFEENEVEYKSKNIGKMHACGHDAHTTIQLGVAKILADNKDKWHGTVRFFFQPAEETTGGADRMIKNGALKFESDENRKIDAFFALHMAPEIELGKIGIKYGKAHASSARIHLTINGFSAHAALPHKGVDAILIGAKVMEYLQSIVSRRIDSREEAVITIGTFNGGFADNVVCDKVEMKGTARTMSEETRTFIIETIEKNLPKFVESLGGTVNVDIKRGYAPVLNNEEMTKRVENNIIDLYGENALELIKLPRMDVEDVSYFLNEIPGCFFRLGTRVEEKGLIYDLHHPKFNIDEKSLKIGMGLQLKNILEYLK, via the coding sequence ATGGATTCACGAGGAATAAATGAGTTTATAAAAGAAAATGTTGATAAAATTTATGATGAAATGGTAAAAGTCAGAAGAGTTATTCATGAAAATCCTGAACTTGGGGATGAAGAAATTGAAACGAGTAAATTAATAAAGAAATTTTTGACGGAAAATGGGATTGAATTTTTTGAAATTATAAATACTGGAGTGGTTGTAACAATCTATAATGATAAGGAAAATATGGAAAATAAGACAGTTGCGACTCGTGCAGACATTGACGCATTGCCAATTTTTGAAGAAAATGAAGTTGAATATAAGTCAAAAAACATTGGTAAAATGCATGCTTGCGGGCATGATGCACATACAACTATTCAGCTTGGAGTAGCGAAAATTTTGGCAGATAACAAGGATAAATGGCACGGAACTGTGAGATTTTTCTTTCAGCCAGCAGAAGAAACAACTGGCGGTGCTGACAGAATGATAAAAAATGGAGCATTAAAATTTGAAAGTGATGAAAATCGAAAAATAGATGCCTTTTTTGCATTACACATGGCTCCGGAAATAGAACTTGGGAAAATTGGAATAAAATATGGAAAGGCACACGCCTCGTCAGCAAGAATACACCTTACAATAAACGGATTTTCTGCCCACGCCGCATTGCCTCACAAAGGAGTTGATGCAATATTAATCGGAGCAAAAGTTATGGAATACTTGCAATCAATAGTAAGCAGAAGGATTGACTCAAGAGAAGAAGCCGTAATTACAATTGGAACATTTAACGGAGGCTTTGCTGATAATGTAGTGTGTGATAAAGTGGAAATGAAAGGAACTGCAAGGACTATGTCCGAAGAAACAAGAACATTTATAATCGAAACAATTGAAAAAAATCTGCCTAAATTTGTAGAATCACTAGGCGGAACAGTAAATGTGGATATTAAGCGTGGCTATGCTCCTGTACTTAACAACGAAGAAATGACAAAAAGAGTAGAAAACAATATTATTGATTTATACGGCGAAAATGCTTTGGAATTAATAAAACTGCCTAGAATGGATGTTGAAGACGTGAGTTATTTCCTAAATGAAATCCCAGGTTGTTTTTTTAGGCTAGGAACAAGAGTGGAAGAAAAAGGTTTAATCTATGATTTGCACCATCCAAAATTTAATATTGATGAGAAAAGTTTAAAAATAGGAATGGGATTACAATTGAAAAATATTTTAGAATATTTGAAATA
- a CDS encoding RNA polymerase subunit sigma, with the protein MNIEILQICDITLAVKFALKTKTKIEYLPFKYEKSIEFLFFKNKIDFLEKNYKAGNIEKWFEYCLNSGLKDIKLLLPVSSKNLNIPNDLNTNKIKLICYFKNNLILYFTPKWKKTSGGWNVIYTAHKYENFINGKLKFYDNTEDFKNVLSKIATLADKINFPNFGNIFRKAFNILNGESFENIRNTFYGQTLFKIPEINARLFYSSKISDVFGGMGSWNDSPPYYAHEKGLKSEYDSLSEELLTQIRLALLYSVNEW; encoded by the coding sequence ATGAATATAGAAATCCTACAAATATGTGATATTACATTAGCAGTAAAATTTGCCTTAAAAACAAAAACTAAAATTGAATATCTTCCTTTTAAATATGAAAAAAGTATAGAATTTCTATTTTTTAAAAATAAAATAGATTTTTTAGAAAAAAACTACAAGGCCGGAAATATTGAAAAATGGTTTGAATATTGTTTAAATTCAGGATTAAAAGATATAAAACTTTTATTACCTGTTTCTTCTAAAAATTTAAATATTCCCAACGATTTAAATACAAATAAGATTAAACTCATTTGCTATTTTAAGAATAATTTGATTCTTTATTTTACACCAAAGTGGAAAAAAACAAGTGGTGGATGGAATGTTATTTATACTGCTCACAAATACGAGAATTTTATCAATGGAAAACTTAAATTTTATGATAATACAGAAGATTTTAAAAATGTATTAAGTAAAATAGCAACTTTGGCTGATAAAATTAATTTTCCAAATTTTGGAAATATCTTTAGAAAAGCTTTTAACATTTTAAATGGGGAAAGTTTTGAAAATATAAGAAATACTTTTTATGGACAAACTCTTTTCAAAATACCTGAAATAAATGCAAGACTTTTTTATTCATCCAAAATTTCTGATGTTTTTGGCGGAATGGGTTCCTGGAATGACAGCCCTCCTTATTATGCACACGAAAAGGGACTTAAAAGTGAATACGACAGTCTCTCAGAAGAACTTTTAACACAAATTAGGCTTGCTCTTTTATATTCTGTAAATGAATGGTAA